The Hevea brasiliensis isolate MT/VB/25A 57/8 chromosome 1, ASM3005281v1, whole genome shotgun sequence genome has a window encoding:
- the LOC110646900 gene encoding PIGF/3-ketodihydrosphingosine reductase fusion protein, translated as MDVCWSRREENRLFKITVLNQLTAAEMKEKEKKQKKSNIAKASNAENSSQSLSALQVFSIHMICGLGLAIALWMAHNLYSINVISDPSRTLRLIWIVESPIVILLYSWFRLNPQQCSYLKAVGRGILALPVGALVNALGAIVLGAPVGIEYLPKTINWSLLMSSFMFVPAASVFGSSSPHWQRIFAHTKPNESLEYMICIPAHGALIGAWFGAWPMPLDWERPWQDWPICVTYGAITGYLVAMVVSLGFALVHGGRQHLKRD; from the exons ATGGATGTATGTTGGAGCCGTCGGGAAGAGAACCGGCTGTTCAAAATCACGGTACTGAACCAACTCACGGCCGCAGAGATGAAGGAGAAAGAGAAGAAGCAGAAGAAAAGCAATATTGCAAAAGCTTCCAACGCAGAGAATTCCTCCCAGTCATTATCAGCTCTGCAAGTATTTTCGATCCATATGATCTGTGGACTTGGTTTAGCAATTGCTTTATGGATGGCCCACAATCTCTACTCCATCAATGTGATCTCTGATCCTTCACGCACCCTCCGTCTGATCTGG ATTGTAGAGAGTCCAATCGTCATACTTCTTTACAGTTGGTTTCGACTCAATCCTCAACAGTGCTCG TACTTGAAAGCTGTAGGACGAGGCATATTAGCTCTTCCTGTTG GGGCTCTTGTGAATGCTCTTGGAGCTATTGTTTTGGGAGCACCTGTCGGCATCGA GTACCTACCAAAGACCATTAATTGGTCTCTTCTTATGTCATCATTCATG TTTGTGCCTGCAGCTTCTGTTTTTGGTTCATCATCGCCACATTGGCAACGTATATTTGCACATACAAA gccAAATGAATCTTTAGAGTATATGATTTGTATACCAGCACATGGGGCTCTAATTGGAGCTTGGTTTGGGGCTTGGCCGATGCCACTTGACTGGGAAAGGCCATGGCAG GACTGGCCAATATGTGTGACTTATGGAGCAATAACTGGGTATCTAGTTGCAATGGTAGTATCTCTTGGCTTTGCACTTGTGCATGGTGGAAGGCAGCATCTTAAACGGGATTAA